One genomic region from Microcystis panniformis FACHB-1757 encodes:
- a CDS encoding Rpn family recombination-promoting nuclease/putative transposase: MKTDTIFYRLFQTFPDLLFELIDFPRELADFYRFSSVEVKQLSFRIDGVFLPERQDLPIYFTEVQFQNDPEFYARFFAEIFLYLKQTQLKNNWRGVVIYPNRRVEKENIERYRELLQETRVQRIYLEELADIPPDSLGLATLELVSLPEAQVINRGRELIARVRETGVENRPQELLELIETILIYKLPQITRKEIEAMFSLSELRQTRVFQEALEEGRQEGRQEGRQEGEIIGKLASVPLLLRAGVNTQEIAASLGLSLEKVLELARSLEDSDR; encoded by the coding sequence ATGAAAACCGACACGATTTTCTACCGACTTTTTCAAACCTTTCCCGATCTTCTGTTTGAGTTAATCGACTTTCCCAGGGAATTAGCCGATTTCTATCGATTTTCCTCCGTAGAGGTGAAACAACTATCTTTTCGCATCGATGGAGTCTTTCTACCAGAACGGCAAGATTTACCAATTTATTTTACCGAAGTTCAGTTTCAGAATGATCCGGAGTTTTATGCGCGTTTTTTCGCCGAAATTTTTCTCTATCTCAAACAGACGCAGTTAAAAAACAATTGGCGCGGGGTGGTGATCTATCCGAATCGAAGGGTGGAAAAGGAGAATATAGAGCGATATAGAGAGCTATTACAAGAAACAAGAGTACAAAGGATTTATCTCGAGGAATTAGCTGATATTCCACCAGATTCGCTCGGATTAGCGACGCTAGAGTTAGTAAGCTTACCCGAAGCGCAAGTGATCAACCGGGGAAGAGAGTTAATCGCGCGAGTGAGGGAAACGGGGGTAGAAAATCGCCCACAGGAACTTTTAGAATTGATAGAGACGATTTTGATTTACAAGTTGCCGCAGATTACTCGAAAGGAGATAGAAGCTATGTTTAGTTTAAGCGAGTTAAGACAGACGCGTGTGTTTCAGGAGGCCCTAGAGGAAGGTCGCCAAGAAGGTCGCCAAGAAGGTCGCCAAGAAGGGGAAATCATCGGAAAATTAGCTTCTGTTCCCTTATTATTGCGAGCGGGGGTTAATACCCAAGAAATCGCCGCTTCTCTGGGATTATCTCTCGAAAAGGTCTTAGAATTGGCTCGCTCGCTGGAAG